One window of the Streptomyces sp. ITFR-21 genome contains the following:
- the mtrB gene encoding MtrAB system histidine kinase MtrB: MRGLQPVIRSCVRWVRRPLQPAVRLWRRNIQLRVVAFTLLMSVGVVLLLGFVVIGQVKNGLLDAKEKAAENQATGGFHIAQEMASTGSQSSSGAPGVGSPQGAVHSGDWLTSLVEQFASGGKGVYWIVTLSPGAGSEQTFGEGVVNARGPRGSGSILPDASIPASLRDAVEKHSGAVEQYTLARTSDGDPPQRALAIGKRLTDIDGSPYELYYLFPFDQEEKTLGLVKGTLATAGIFVVVLLGAIAWLVTRQVVTPVRMAAGIAERLAAGRLQERMQVTGEDDIARLGESFNKMAQNLQSKIQQLEDLSRMQRRFVSDVSHELRTPLTTVRMAADVIHDVRGDFDPVTARSAELLQNQLDRFESLLSDLLEISRFDAGAAELSAEPIDLREVVRRVVDAAEPLAERKGSRVVTRGDAQPVIAEADPRRVERILRNLVVNAIEHGEGRDVVVRLATADGAVAVAVRDYGVGLKPGEATRVFNRFWRADPARARTTGGTGLGLSIAVEDARLHGGWLQAWGEPGGGSQFRMTLPRTAGDSLRGSPVPLEPDDSRRNRGLLSSGLPARVAAPVALPPPRTGAADDTKAEGGWGREPGYPPQIPGIPPVPGVPAHAPAADPAALPGNGARVVERREALREDDV; the protein is encoded by the coding sequence ATGCGGGGTCTGCAGCCGGTGATCCGCTCATGTGTACGGTGGGTTCGGCGTCCGCTCCAGCCGGCGGTGCGGCTGTGGCGGCGGAACATCCAGCTGCGGGTGGTCGCCTTCACCCTGCTGATGTCGGTCGGTGTGGTGCTGCTGCTGGGCTTCGTGGTGATCGGGCAGGTCAAGAACGGGCTGCTCGACGCCAAGGAGAAGGCCGCGGAGAACCAGGCGACCGGCGGGTTCCACATCGCGCAGGAAATGGCCTCCACGGGCAGCCAGTCGTCGTCGGGCGCCCCGGGTGTCGGCAGCCCGCAGGGCGCGGTCCACTCCGGGGACTGGCTGACCAGCCTGGTCGAGCAGTTCGCCAGCGGCGGCAAAGGCGTCTACTGGATTGTCACGCTGAGCCCCGGCGCGGGCAGTGAGCAGACTTTCGGCGAGGGGGTCGTCAACGCACGCGGGCCGCGTGGCTCGGGCAGCATCCTGCCCGACGCGAGTATCCCGGCCTCGCTGCGCGACGCGGTGGAGAAGCATTCCGGGGCGGTCGAGCAGTACACGCTGGCCAGGACCAGCGACGGCGATCCGCCGCAGCGGGCGCTGGCCATCGGCAAGCGGCTGACGGACATCGACGGGAGTCCGTACGAGCTGTACTACCTGTTCCCGTTCGACCAGGAGGAGAAGACCCTCGGTCTGGTCAAGGGCACCTTGGCGACCGCGGGGATCTTCGTGGTGGTGCTGCTCGGCGCGATCGCCTGGCTGGTGACGCGGCAGGTCGTCACGCCGGTACGGATGGCGGCCGGTATCGCCGAGCGGCTGGCGGCCGGCCGCTTGCAGGAACGGATGCAGGTCACCGGCGAGGACGACATCGCCCGGCTCGGCGAGTCCTTCAACAAGATGGCGCAGAACCTGCAGAGCAAGATCCAGCAGCTGGAGGACCTCTCGCGGATGCAGCGCCGCTTCGTCTCCGACGTGTCGCACGAGCTGCGGACGCCGCTGACGACGGTGCGGATGGCGGCGGACGTCATCCATGACGTGCGGGGGGACTTCGATCCGGTGACGGCTAGGTCCGCCGAGCTGCTGCAGAACCAGCTCGACCGGTTCGAGTCGCTGCTGTCCGACCTGCTGGAGATCAGCCGGTTCGACGCGGGTGCGGCGGAGCTGTCGGCGGAGCCGATAGACCTGCGTGAGGTGGTCCGCCGGGTGGTGGACGCCGCCGAGCCGCTCGCCGAGCGCAAGGGCAGTCGGGTGGTGACCCGCGGCGACGCGCAGCCGGTGATAGCGGAGGCGGACCCCCGCCGGGTGGAGCGCATACTGCGCAACCTGGTGGTCAACGCCATCGAGCACGGCGAGGGCCGGGACGTGGTGGTAAGACTGGCGACCGCCGACGGCGCGGTGGCGGTCGCGGTGCGGGACTACGGTGTCGGGCTGAAGCCGGGCGAGGCGACACGGGTCTTCAACCGGTTCTGGCGGGCCGATCCGGCGCGGGCGCGTACCACCGGGGGGACCGGCCTCGGCCTGTCGATCGCGGTGGAGGACGCAAGGTTGCACGGCGGCTGGCTGCAGGCGTGGGGCGAGCCGGGCGGTGGCTCGCAGTTCCGGATGACACTGCCGCGGACCGCGGGTGACAGCCTGCGGGGATCGCCGGTACCGCTGGAGCCGGACGACTCGCGGCGCAACCGCGGCCTGCTCTCCTCCGGTCTGCCGGCGCGGGTCGCGGCGCCCGTCGCCCTGCCGCCGCCGCGTACGGGTGCGGCCGACGACACGAAGGCCGAAGGCGGGTGGGGGCGGGAGCCCGGGTACCCGCCGCAGATACCGGGGATACCGCCGGTGCCGGGCGTCCCGGCGCACGCGCCGGCCGCGGACCCGGCCGCGCTGCCCGGCAACGGCGCACGCGTGGTGGAGCGCAGGGAAGCGCTTCGGGAGGACGACGTCTGA
- the mtrA gene encoding MtrAB system response regulator MtrA, whose product MMVGMKGRVLVVDDDTALSEMLGIVLRGEGFEPSFCADGDKALAAFREAKPDLVLLDLMLPGRDGIDVCRQIRAESGVPIVMLTAKSDTVDVVVGLESGADDYVIKPFKPKELVARVRARLRRAEEPTPEQLAIGDLVIDVAGHSVKRDGQPIALTPLEFDLLVALARKPWQVFTREVLLEQVWGYRHAADTRLVNVHVQRLRSKVEQDPERPEIVVTVRGVGYKAGPG is encoded by the coding sequence ATGATGGTCGGTATGAAGGGACGTGTCCTGGTCGTCGACGACGACACTGCGCTGTCAGAGATGCTTGGCATCGTGCTGCGTGGAGAGGGTTTCGAGCCGTCGTTCTGCGCGGACGGTGACAAGGCACTGGCGGCATTCCGGGAGGCCAAGCCTGATCTGGTGCTGCTGGATCTGATGCTGCCGGGGCGGGACGGTATTGACGTGTGCCGGCAGATCCGGGCGGAGTCCGGTGTGCCGATCGTGATGCTCACGGCGAAGAGCGACACGGTGGATGTGGTGGTGGGCCTCGAGTCGGGGGCGGACGACTACGTCATCAAGCCGTTCAAGCCGAAGGAGCTGGTGGCGCGGGTCAGGGCGCGGTTGCGGCGGGCCGAGGAGCCGACGCCGGAGCAGTTGGCGATCGGTGATCTCGTGATCGACGTCGCCGGTCACTCGGTGAAGCGCGACGGGCAGCCGATCGCGCTGACGCCGCTTGAGTTCGATCTGCTGGTGGCCCTTGCCCGCAAGCCGTGGCAGGTGTTCACCCGGGAGGTGCTGCTGGAGCAGGTCTGGGGCTATCGGCACGCCGCCGACACCCGCCTGGTGAATGTGCATGTACAGCGGCTGCGCTCCAAGGTGGAGCAGGACCCTGAGCGTCCGGAGATCGTCGTGACGGTCCGCGGCGTCGGATACAAGGCCGGACCGGGCTGA
- the mtnA gene encoding S-methyl-5-thioribose-1-phosphate isomerase, giving the protein MGDHFTQPENDTIPPLRWESPPEGPVLVLLDQTRLPQEEVELVCTDVQGLVAAIRSLAVRGAPLLGLAGAYGIALAAARGYDVEDAAELLAHARPTAVNLEYGVRRALEAFRSAAPEQAAAATLAEARAVHAEDAAASTAMAEHGGRLLAEVAPGGGYRILTHCNTGALVSGGEGTALGVVLAAHRAGELRRLWVDETRPLLQGARLTAYEAARAGMPYTLLADNAAGSLFTAGEVDAVLVGADRIAADGATANKVGSYPLAVLARYHHVPFIVVAPTTTVDLRTPDGASIEVEQRTGSEVTDLAPSPLGTQAYNPAFDVTPPELITAIVTENGVVSPVTAERLAAVCG; this is encoded by the coding sequence ATGGGTGATCACTTCACGCAACCTGAGAACGACACCATTCCCCCTCTGCGATGGGAGTCCCCGCCTGAGGGCCCGGTGCTGGTGCTCCTCGACCAGACACGGCTTCCGCAGGAGGAGGTCGAGCTGGTGTGTACGGACGTGCAGGGACTGGTGGCGGCGATCCGTTCGCTCGCGGTACGCGGCGCGCCCCTGCTGGGACTGGCGGGTGCGTACGGGATCGCGTTGGCGGCAGCCCGCGGCTACGACGTGGAGGACGCCGCGGAGCTGCTGGCGCACGCCCGGCCGACGGCCGTCAACCTGGAGTACGGGGTCCGGCGGGCACTGGAGGCGTTCCGGAGCGCCGCCCCGGAGCAGGCGGCGGCGGCAACGCTCGCCGAGGCGCGGGCGGTGCACGCGGAGGACGCGGCGGCCAGCACGGCGATGGCCGAGCACGGCGGGCGGCTGCTCGCGGAGGTCGCGCCGGGCGGTGGGTACCGGATCCTGACCCACTGCAACACCGGCGCTCTGGTGTCGGGCGGGGAGGGAACCGCGCTGGGCGTGGTCCTGGCGGCGCACCGGGCGGGGGAGCTGCGGCGGCTGTGGGTGGACGAGACGCGTCCGCTGTTGCAGGGTGCGCGGCTGACGGCGTACGAGGCGGCGCGGGCGGGGATGCCGTACACCCTGCTCGCGGACAACGCGGCGGGCTCGCTGTTCACCGCGGGTGAGGTGGACGCGGTGCTGGTGGGGGCGGACCGGATCGCGGCGGACGGTGCGACGGCGAACAAGGTGGGCTCGTATCCGCTGGCGGTGCTCGCCCGCTATCACCATGTGCCGTTCATCGTTGTGGCGCCGACCACTACGGTGGACCTGAGAACGCCGGACGGTGCTTCGATCGAGGTGGAGCAGCGGACTGGCAGCGAGGTGACCGACCTCGCACCGTCACCACTGGGCACGCAGGCGTACAACCCGGCCTTCGACGTGACACCGCCGGAGCTGATCACGGCGATCGTGACGGAGAACGGAGTCGTGTCGCCGGTGACGGCGGAACGGCTGGCGGCGGTCTGCGGCTGA
- a CDS encoding glycerophosphoryl diester phosphodiesterase membrane domain-containing protein, whose protein sequence is MGDLLDGAFSTLRLHWRAILLATFAIALVTEGVAVVVQGLFLDDTRINDLKDNPDPSVRDILHAVSGSFAALGLTSMVTMIGTGLATGLLALVAGRSVLGRTVSPRDLWRDARPRVPQLLGLTLLVVVVLGAVLTLSALPGILVALAGAEDGGAALGSLGLIGGTVTCVWLWVQWSLAAPALTLEKQGVVAAMKRSAKLVRNSWWRVIGIQIVAVLIATLMGTIVEIPFSLIGSAVSGDDVSSLFGSEGNPGWTYLVITGVGQVLSSTITLPISAGVTALLYMDQRIRRESLDLDLVRAAAAQTDANTVS, encoded by the coding sequence GTGGGGGATCTGCTGGACGGCGCCTTCTCCACGCTGCGTCTGCACTGGCGGGCGATTCTCCTGGCCACCTTCGCGATCGCCCTGGTTACAGAAGGTGTCGCCGTCGTCGTCCAAGGGCTGTTCCTCGACGACACCCGGATCAACGACCTCAAGGACAATCCCGACCCGAGCGTCCGCGACATCCTGCACGCGGTCAGCGGCTCCTTCGCCGCCCTGGGTCTGACGTCCATGGTCACCATGATCGGTACGGGTCTCGCCACCGGCCTGCTCGCGCTGGTCGCCGGCCGCTCCGTCCTCGGCCGCACGGTGAGTCCCCGGGACCTGTGGCGCGACGCCAGACCGCGGGTACCCCAGTTGCTGGGTCTGACCCTGCTGGTCGTGGTCGTCCTCGGCGCGGTCCTCACTCTCTCTGCCCTACCGGGCATCCTCGTCGCCCTGGCCGGCGCGGAGGACGGCGGCGCGGCGCTGGGATCGCTCGGACTCATCGGCGGCACCGTCACGTGCGTCTGGCTGTGGGTCCAGTGGAGCCTCGCCGCACCCGCGCTGACGTTGGAAAAGCAGGGTGTCGTGGCGGCGATGAAGCGTTCCGCGAAGTTGGTACGGAATTCGTGGTGGCGAGTCATCGGTATCCAGATCGTCGCCGTTCTGATCGCCACACTCATGGGCACCATCGTCGAGATTCCGTTCAGTCTCATCGGCTCCGCCGTCAGCGGCGACGATGTCTCCTCGCTCTTCGGCTCCGAGGGCAATCCGGGCTGGACGTACCTCGTCATCACCGGTGTCGGCCAGGTTCTGTCCTCGACCATCACCCTGCCGATCAGCGCCGGCGTCACCGCGCTGCTGTACATGGACCAGCGCATTCGCCGCGAGTCCCTGGACCTCGATCTTGTACGCGCTGCCGCCGCGCAGACCGACGCGAACACCGTGTCCTGA
- the ahcY gene encoding adenosylhomocysteinase, translating to MPTTTADFKVADLSLAVFGRKEITLAEHEMPGLMSLREEYGAAQPLAGARVTGSLHMTVQTAVLIETLVALGAEVRWASCNIFSTQDHAAAAVAVGPNGTPEDPRGIPVFAWKGESLEEYWWCTEQALTWPNTPTGGPNMILDDGGDATLLLHKGVEFEKAGAVPATAADDPEEYGYILALLRRTLGESPQKWTQLASEIRGVTEETTTGVHRLYEMQQEGTLLFPAINVNDAVTKSKFDNKYGCRHSLVDGINRATDVLIGGKVAVICGYGDVGKGCAESLRGQGARVVVTEIDPICALQAAMDGYQVATLEDVVETADIFVTTTGNRDIIMAADMARMKHQAIVGNIGHFDNEIDMAGLAKTPGIVKDEVKPQVHTWTFPDGKKIIVLSEGRLLNLGNATGHPSFVMSNSFTDQTLAQIELFTKPEEYPIGVYVLPKHLDEKVARLHLDALGVKLTTLRPEQAAYIGVPVEGPYKSDHYRY from the coding sequence ATGCCCACCACCACCGCCGACTTCAAGGTCGCGGACCTCTCCCTGGCCGTGTTCGGTCGCAAGGAGATCACGCTCGCCGAGCACGAGATGCCCGGCCTGATGTCGCTCCGCGAGGAGTACGGCGCCGCGCAGCCGCTGGCCGGCGCCCGCGTCACCGGCTCCCTGCACATGACGGTGCAGACCGCCGTCCTGATCGAGACCCTCGTCGCCCTCGGCGCCGAGGTCCGCTGGGCCTCCTGCAACATCTTCTCCACCCAGGACCACGCCGCCGCGGCCGTCGCCGTCGGCCCGAACGGCACCCCGGAAGACCCGCGGGGCATCCCGGTCTTCGCCTGGAAGGGCGAATCCCTCGAAGAGTACTGGTGGTGCACGGAACAGGCCCTGACCTGGCCGAACACCCCCACCGGCGGCCCCAACATGATCCTGGACGACGGCGGCGACGCCACTCTTCTGCTGCACAAGGGCGTCGAGTTCGAAAAGGCCGGAGCCGTACCCGCCACGGCCGCCGACGACCCCGAGGAGTACGGCTACATCCTCGCCCTGCTCCGCCGGACCCTCGGCGAGAGCCCGCAGAAGTGGACGCAGCTCGCCTCCGAGATCCGCGGCGTCACCGAGGAGACCACCACCGGCGTCCATCGGCTCTACGAGATGCAGCAGGAGGGTACCCTGCTCTTCCCCGCCATCAACGTCAACGACGCCGTGACCAAGTCGAAGTTCGACAACAAGTACGGCTGCCGGCACTCCCTCGTCGACGGCATCAACCGCGCCACCGACGTTCTCATCGGCGGCAAGGTCGCCGTCATCTGCGGCTACGGCGACGTCGGCAAGGGCTGCGCCGAGTCCTTGCGCGGCCAGGGCGCACGCGTCGTCGTCACCGAGATCGACCCGATCTGCGCGCTGCAGGCCGCCATGGACGGCTACCAGGTCGCCACCCTGGAGGACGTGGTGGAGACAGCCGACATCTTCGTCACCACCACCGGCAACCGCGACATCATCATGGCCGCGGACATGGCCCGGATGAAGCACCAGGCGATCGTCGGCAACATCGGCCACTTCGACAACGAGATCGACATGGCCGGCCTCGCCAAGACCCCCGGCATCGTCAAGGACGAGGTCAAGCCGCAGGTCCACACCTGGACGTTCCCCGACGGCAAGAAGATCATCGTGCTGTCCGAGGGCCGCCTGCTCAACCTCGGCAACGCGACCGGTCACCCCTCCTTCGTGATGTCCAACTCCTTCACGGACCAGACACTGGCCCAGATCGAGCTGTTCACCAAGCCCGAGGAGTACCCGATCGGCGTATACGTACTGCCCAAGCACCTGGACGAGAAGGTCGCCCGCCTCCACTTGGACGCGCTCGGCGTCAAGCTCACCACGCTGCGCCCCGAGCAGGCCGCGTACATCGGCGTGCCGGTGGAAGGCCCGTACAAGTCGGACCACTACCGCTACTGA
- a CDS encoding cation diffusion facilitator family transporter gives MSASGGTRAIIAALSANLAIAAAKFVAFAFSGSSSMLAEGVHSIADSGNQALLLVGGKKAKRAANEEHPFGYGRERYVYAFLVSIVLFSVGGMFALYEGYEKVRHPHAVEHWYWPVGVLVFAIIAEGSSFRTAVKESNHTRGTLSWIEFIRRAKAPELPVVLLEDFGALIGLALALAGVGVALATGDGIWDGIGTLCIGTLLIVIALVLAAETKSLLIGEGANPESAARIRSAILDSDTVTGVIHMRTLHLGPEELLVAAKIAVRHDDTAGEVARAIDAAEERIRAAEPFARVIYLEPDIYSDTAASAGPDPAQTPGGR, from the coding sequence ATGAGCGCGTCAGGCGGAACCAGGGCGATCATCGCGGCACTCAGCGCCAACCTCGCCATCGCCGCCGCCAAGTTCGTGGCGTTCGCCTTCAGCGGCTCCTCCTCGATGCTCGCCGAAGGCGTCCACTCGATCGCGGACTCCGGCAACCAGGCACTCCTCCTGGTCGGCGGCAAGAAGGCCAAGCGCGCCGCCAACGAGGAACACCCCTTCGGCTACGGCCGGGAACGCTACGTCTACGCCTTCCTCGTCTCGATCGTCCTGTTCTCCGTCGGCGGTATGTTCGCGCTCTACGAGGGCTACGAGAAGGTCCGCCACCCGCACGCCGTCGAACACTGGTACTGGCCGGTGGGAGTCCTCGTCTTCGCGATCATCGCCGAGGGCTCCTCCTTCCGCACCGCCGTCAAGGAGTCCAACCACACCCGCGGCACCCTGTCCTGGATCGAGTTCATCCGCCGGGCGAAGGCCCCCGAACTCCCCGTGGTCCTGCTTGAGGACTTCGGCGCACTCATCGGCCTCGCCCTCGCCCTCGCCGGCGTCGGTGTCGCCCTCGCCACCGGCGACGGAATCTGGGACGGCATCGGCACCCTCTGCATCGGCACCCTCCTCATCGTCATCGCACTCGTCCTCGCCGCCGAGACCAAGTCCCTGCTGATCGGTGAAGGCGCCAACCCGGAATCCGCCGCCCGGATCCGCTCCGCCATCCTCGACAGCGACACCGTCACCGGTGTCATCCACATGCGCACCCTGCACCTCGGCCCCGAGGAACTCCTGGTCGCCGCCAAGATCGCCGTCCGGCACGACGACACCGCCGGCGAGGTCGCCCGCGCCATCGACGCCGCCGAGGAACGCATCCGCGCCGCCGAGCCCTTCGCCCGCGTCATCTACCTCGAACCCGACATCTACAGCGACACCGCCGCCTCGGCGGGCCCCGACCCCGCGCAGACCCCCGGCGGACGCTGA
- the manA gene encoding mannose-6-phosphate isomerase, class I, translated as MNRLLNTIRPYAWGSTTAIPELLGTEPTGEPQAELWMGAHPGAPSRVDRGGGPVPLDSVIDADPDAELGDATVKRFGPRLPFLLKVLAAGAPLSLQVHPDLAQAKAGFADEEARGIPLDAPHRNYKDANHKPEMLVALSPFDGLCGFRRPTQAADLIEALGIGTLAPYVDILRAHPQDRALREVLAAVLGADPAETAATARAAAEAAARLAETPGTPHATAYAAYAGIAHSFPGDRGVIAAMLLNHVRLQPGEALYLGAGVPHAYLEGLGVEIMANSDNVLRCGLTPKHIDVPELLRVVRFEAGDPGVLRPEAAPDGEELYAAPIDEFRLSRYVLAPGTDPRPLNQGTAQILLCTAGEARLRADDGTALTLVRGESAYLPAGEHVELGGAATVFRATVAA; from the coding sequence ATGAACCGCCTCCTCAACACCATCCGCCCCTACGCCTGGGGCTCCACAACCGCCATCCCCGAACTGCTCGGCACCGAGCCCACCGGCGAACCCCAGGCGGAACTGTGGATGGGCGCCCACCCCGGCGCACCGTCCCGCGTCGACCGCGGCGGGGGACCCGTCCCCCTCGACTCGGTCATCGACGCCGACCCCGACGCCGAACTCGGCGACGCCACGGTCAAGCGCTTCGGCCCCCGGCTGCCCTTCCTCCTGAAGGTGCTCGCCGCCGGCGCGCCCCTGTCACTCCAGGTCCACCCCGACCTCGCCCAGGCCAAGGCGGGCTTCGCCGACGAGGAAGCCCGGGGCATCCCGCTCGACGCCCCGCACCGCAACTACAAGGACGCCAACCACAAGCCCGAGATGCTGGTGGCACTCTCCCCGTTCGACGGCCTGTGCGGCTTCCGGCGCCCCACGCAGGCCGCCGACCTCATCGAGGCCCTCGGTATCGGCACCCTCGCCCCCTACGTGGACATCCTGCGCGCCCACCCCCAGGACCGCGCCCTGCGCGAAGTCCTCGCCGCCGTCCTCGGCGCCGACCCCGCCGAGACGGCCGCAACCGCCCGCGCCGCCGCCGAGGCCGCCGCCCGCCTCGCCGAGACCCCCGGCACCCCGCACGCCACGGCCTACGCCGCCTACGCCGGGATCGCCCACAGCTTCCCCGGCGACCGCGGCGTCATCGCCGCGATGCTCCTCAACCACGTCCGCCTCCAGCCCGGTGAGGCCCTCTACCTCGGGGCCGGCGTCCCGCACGCCTATCTCGAAGGACTCGGCGTCGAGATCATGGCCAACTCCGACAACGTCCTGCGCTGCGGCCTCACCCCCAAGCACATCGACGTCCCCGAACTCCTGCGCGTCGTCCGCTTCGAAGCCGGCGACCCCGGAGTGCTGCGCCCCGAAGCCGCCCCCGACGGCGAGGAGCTGTACGCCGCCCCCATCGACGAGTTCCGCCTGTCGCGCTACGTCCTCGCACCCGGCACCGACCCCCGCCCCCTCAACCAGGGCACCGCACAGATCCTGCTGTGCACCGCGGGCGAGGCCAGGCTGCGCGCCGACGACGGCACCGCCCTCACCCTCGTCCGCGGCGAATCCGCCTACCTCCCGGCCGGCGAACACGTCGAACTCGGTGGCGCGGCCACCGTCTTCCGCGCCACCGTCGCGGCCTGA
- a CDS encoding SIS domain-containing protein, producing the protein MFDETLLEDPDALARADVHGLLRGVAGAGARVRTALRLAEEAGVTELRPDGRPRTVLIAGSGPDAAAVADLLSALSSGTCPVQLLDPTGPTPQQSHWTLPGWAGSLDLLLLLSTQGTEQGLTDLVEQAYRRGCTAAAVTPPKAPLADAVAQVRGMALPFAAPDPSGRPARLGPTDEPAADTGAFWALLIPLLALADRIGLLSAPPSALQSVADTLDDVATRCGPAVATYTNPAKTLAAELDGSLPLLWSQGRIAAVGARRFATVLAARAGRPALSAELPAALTVHGPLQAGAHPLAVDADDFFRDRLEEPDRLRLRVVLLQEAADQPASAAPAVREQAYAHDTPLSEISATAGTLLDTAAELLALTDFAAVYLAVASTERPSPA; encoded by the coding sequence TTGTTCGACGAGACGCTGCTGGAGGACCCCGACGCGCTCGCCCGCGCCGACGTCCACGGGCTGCTGCGCGGGGTCGCCGGCGCGGGTGCCCGGGTACGTACCGCGCTGCGGCTCGCTGAGGAGGCCGGCGTCACCGAACTGCGCCCGGACGGCCGCCCCCGAACCGTCCTCATCGCCGGCAGCGGGCCCGACGCCGCGGCCGTCGCCGATCTGCTGTCCGCGCTCAGCTCCGGCACCTGCCCGGTCCAGCTCCTCGACCCCACCGGACCCACCCCGCAGCAGTCCCACTGGACGCTGCCCGGCTGGGCCGGCTCCCTCGACCTGCTGCTCCTGCTCAGCACCCAGGGCACGGAACAGGGCCTGACCGACCTCGTCGAGCAGGCGTACCGGCGTGGCTGCACCGCCGCCGCCGTCACCCCGCCCAAGGCCCCGCTCGCTGACGCCGTCGCGCAGGTCCGCGGGATGGCGCTGCCCTTCGCCGCCCCCGACCCCAGCGGCCGCCCCGCCCGCCTCGGCCCCACCGACGAACCGGCCGCCGACACCGGCGCCTTCTGGGCCCTGCTCATCCCGCTGCTCGCCCTCGCCGACCGCATCGGCCTGCTCAGCGCGCCCCCCTCCGCGCTGCAGAGCGTCGCCGACACCCTCGACGACGTCGCCACCCGCTGCGGTCCCGCCGTCGCGACCTACACCAACCCGGCCAAGACCCTCGCCGCCGAACTCGACGGCTCGCTGCCCCTGCTGTGGAGCCAGGGCCGGATCGCCGCGGTCGGCGCCCGCCGCTTCGCCACCGTCCTGGCCGCCCGCGCCGGCCGCCCCGCGCTCAGCGCGGAACTTCCCGCGGCGCTCACCGTCCACGGCCCCCTCCAGGCAGGCGCCCACCCCCTCGCCGTCGACGCCGACGACTTCTTCCGCGACCGCCTGGAAGAACCGGACCGGCTGCGACTGCGCGTCGTGCTCCTCCAGGAAGCCGCCGACCAGCCGGCCTCCGCCGCACCCGCGGTCCGCGAGCAGGCCTACGCCCACGACACCCCGCTCAGCGAGATCTCCGCCACGGCCGGCACCCTCCTCGACACCGCCGCCGAACTCCTCGCCCTGACGGATTTCGCCGCCGTTTACCTGGCCGTCGCCTCGACCGAGAGACCATCACCGGCATGA
- a CDS encoding Trm112 family protein: protein MPLVEPSLLEILACPACHSPLREDTDAKELVCTSETCGLAYPVRDEIPVLLVDEARRPS, encoded by the coding sequence ATGCCGCTCGTCGAACCCAGCCTGCTGGAGATCCTCGCCTGCCCGGCCTGCCACTCCCCCCTGCGCGAGGACACCGACGCGAAGGAACTCGTGTGCACCTCCGAGACCTGCGGCCTGGCCTACCCGGTGCGTGACGAGATCCCCGTGCTGCTGGTGGACGAAGCCCGCCGCCCCTCCTGA